The DNA window CAAGCCGCACAGCAAGCAGATCCGCGAGGCCGCCAAGCTGATCAGCCAGGCCGCCCGCCCCGTGCTCTACGTCGGCGGCGGCGTCCTCAAGGCCCGCGCGACCGCCGAACTGAAGGTGCTCGCCGAGCTGACCGGCGCCCCCGTCACCACCACCCTGATGGCCCTCGGCGCCTTCCCCGACAGCCACCCGCAGCACCTGGGCATGCCCGGCATGCACGGCTCGGTCGCCGCCGTCACCGCCCTGCAGAAGGCCGACCTGATCATCGCCCTCGGCGCCCGCTTCGACGACCGCGTCACGGGCAAGCTGGACTCCTTCGCCCCGTACGCCAAGATCGTCCACGCCGACATCGACCCCGCGGAGATCGGCAAGAACCGCGCCGCCGACGTGCCGATCGTCGGTGACGCCCGCGAGGTCATCGCCGACCTGATCGTCGCCATCCAGGCCGAGCACGCCGAGGGCCGCACGGGCGAGGCCGCCGGGACGGGATACGCGGCCTGGTGGCAGGACCTCAACCGCTGGCGCGACACCTACCCCCTCGGCTACGACCAGCCCGACGACGGCAGCCTCTCCCCGCAGCAGGTCATCCAGCGCATCGGGCAGCTCGCGCCGAAGGACACCATCTACGCCGCGGGCGTCGGCCAGCACCAGATGTGGGCCGCCCACTTCATCGACTACGAGCAGCCCGCCACCTGGCTCAACTCCGGCGGCGCCGGGACCATGGGCTACTCCGTCCCCGCCGCGATGGGCGCCAAGGCCGGCATGCCCGACCGCACCGTGTGGGCCATCGACGGCGACGGCTGCTTCCAGATGACCAATCAGGAACTGGTCACCTGCGCGCTCAACGACATCCCGGTCAAGGTCGCCATCATCAACAACGGCGCCCTCGGCATGGTCCGCCAGTGGCAGACCCTGTTCTACAACCAGCGCTACTCCAACACGGTGCTCCACGCGGGCCCGGCCGTCTCCAACGGCGGCTCCGCCACGGGCGCCGGCACCGAGCCCTGCGCCGGAACCCGCGTCCCGGACTTCGTCAAGCTCGCCGAGGCCATGGGCTGCGTCGGCATCCGCTGCGAGCGCCCGGACCAGCTCGACGCCGTCATCGAGAAGGCCAACGCCATCAACGACCGGCCCGTCGTGATCGACTTCATCGTCCACCAGGACGCCATGGTCTGGCCGATGGTCGCCGCAGGCACCTCCAACGACGAGATCCTCGCCGCGCGCGGAGTCCGCCCGGACTTCGGCGACACCGAGGACGACTGACGGACCGCCGACGACAGATGACAGAGGCCTGACGAGGAAGAGAACCTGATGACCAAGCACACGCTCTCCGTCCTGGTGGAGAACACCCCGGGCATCCTGACCCGGATCGCCGCCCTGTTCGCCCGCCGCGGCTTCAACATCGACTCCCTCGCCGTCGGGGTCACCGAACACCCGGACATCTCCCGCATCACGATCGTCGTCAACGTCGAGTCGCTGCCGCTGGAGCAGGTGACCAAGCAGCTCAACAAGCTCGTCAACGTGCTGAAGATCGTCGAGCTGGAGGACAGCGCGGCCATCCACCGCGAACTCGTCCTGGTGAAGGTCCGCGCCGACAACGAGACCCGCTCCCAGATCGTCGAGATCGTCCAGCTCTTCCGCGCCAAGACCGTCGACGTCTCCCCGGAGGCCGTCACCATCGAGGCGACCGGCGGCAGCGACAAGCTCGGCGCCATGCTCAAGATGCTGGAGCCCTTCGGCATCAAGGAGCTGGTGCAGTCCGGGACGATCGCCATAGGGCGCGGCGCCCGGTCCATCACGGACCGCAGCCTGCGCGCGCTCGACCGCTCGGCCTGAGGCCGCCCTCCCGCAACCCCTGCGGGCCCCGCACCCCCTGCGGACCCCGGACCCCGCGCGGATCCGCATACCGAGACCCGAAATCTTCCGTCCGCCCGCCCGTCATACGGTGGGACGCACAACCGGAAAACCGGAAACAAGGAGAATCCCCAACGTGGCTGCCGAGCTCTTCTACGACAACGACGCCGACCTGTCCATCATCCAGGGCCGCAAGGTCGCGGTCCTCGGCTACGGCAGCCAGGGCCACGCCCACGCGCTGTCCCTGCGCGACTCGGGCGTCGACGTCCGCGTGGGCCTGCACGAGGGCTCCAAGTCCAAGCAGAAGGCCGAGGAGCAGGGCCTGCGCGTCGTCACCCCGGCCGAGGCCGCGGCCGAGGCCGACGTCATCATGATCCTCGTCCCGGACCCGATCCAGGCCAAGGTCTACGAGGAGTCCGTCAAGGACAACCTCAAGGACGGCGACGCGCTCTTCTTCGGCCACGGCTTCAACATCCGCTTCGGCTTCATCAAGCCCCCGGCCGGCGTCGACGTCTGCATGGTCGCCCCCAAGGGCCCGGGCCACCTGGTCCGCCGCCAGTACGAGGAGGGCCGCGGCGTGCCGTGCATCGCGGCCGTCGAGCAGGACGCCTCCGGCAACGCCTTCGCGCTGGCGCTCTCCTACGCCAAGGCCATCGGCGGCACCCGCGCCGGCGTCATCAAGACCACCTTCACCGAGGAGACCGAGACCGACCTCTTCGGCGAGCAGGCCGTGCTCTGCGGCGGCGCGTCGGCGCTCGTCAAGGCGGGCTTCGAGACCCTGGTCGAGGCCGGCTACCAGCCGGAGATCGCGTACTTCGAGTGCCTCCACGAGCTCAAGCTGATCGTGGACCTGATGTACGAGGGCGGCCTGGAGAAGATGCGCTGGTCCGTCTCCGAGACCGCCGAGTGGGGCGACTACGTCACCGGCCCGCGCATCGTCAACGAGGGCACCAAGGCCGAGATGAAGAAGGTCCTGGGCGAGATCCAGGACGGCACCTTCGCCAACAACTGGATGAAGGAGTACCAGGCCGGCCTGCCCAAGTACAACGAGTACAAGAAGGCCGACGAGGACCACCTGCTGGAGACCACCGGCAAGAAGCTGCGCAAGCTGATGAGCTGGGTGGACGACAAGGAGTAGGCGCACTCCGCGCCGCACGGGCGCCGGGCGGGCCGGGAAACCGGCCCGCCCGGCGCCCGTGGGCGAAGCTCGCGCGACGGCGCGGCAACCGCCGATACACTGCACACCAACAAGCGCGTACCAGGCTCACAGCGTCGTGCGTCTTCCACGCGGCTGCCTGCCCCCTTCACCGCCTGCGGCCGTCGGGACGGCCGTCCGCCATGGACCAGTGAGGACTGAGGACTCCGTGAGCACTGTTTCGCCCCGCAAACCCGTCGTGCTGATCGCCGAGGAGCTCTCCCCGGCCACCGTCGACGCGCTCGGCCCCGACTTCGAGATCCGGCACTGCAACGGCGCCGACCGCGCGGAGCTGCTGCCCGCCGTCGCCGACGTCGACGCCGTGCTCGTGCGCAGCGCCACGAAGATCGACGCGGAGGCCATCGCCGCCGCGAAGAAGCTGCGGGTCGTCGCCCGCGCCGGCGTCGGCCTGGACAACGTCGACGTCTCCGCCGCCACCAAGGCCGGCGTGATGGTCGTGAACGCCCCGACCTCCAACATCGTCACCGCCGCCGAGCTCGCCTGCGGCCTGCTCATCGCCACCGCCCGCAACATCCCGCAGGCCAACTCCGCGCTGAAGAACGGCGAGTGGAAGCGCTCCAAGTACACCGGCGTCGAGCTGTCCGAGAAGACCCTCGGCGTCGTCGGCCTCGGCCGGATCGGCGTCCTCGTCGCCCAGCGGATGTCCGCCTTCGGGATGAAGGTCGTCGCCTACGACCCGTACGTCCAGCCCGCCCGCGCCGCCCAGATGGGCGTCAAGCTGCTGACGCTCGACGAGCTCCTCGAGGTCGCGGACTTCATCACCGTGCACCTGCCCAAGACGCCCGAGACGCTCGGGCTCATCGGCGACGAGGCCCTGCGCAAGGTCAAGCCCAGCGTCCGGATCGTCAACGCCGCGCGCGGCGGCATCGTGGACGAGACGGCGCTCGCCGCGGCGCTCAAGGAGGGCCGCGTCGCGGGCGCGGGCCTCGACGTCTACGCCTCGGAGCCGTGCACCGACTCCCCCCTCTTCGAGTTCGACAACGTGGTGGCCACCCCGCACCTCGGCGCCTCCACCGGCGAGGCACAGGAGAAGGCCGGCATCGCCGTCGCCCGGTCGGTGCGGCTCGCCCTCGCCGGAGAGCTGGTGCCGGACGCGGTCAACGTCCAGGGCGGTGTCATCGCCGAGGACGTCAAGCCCGCCCTGCCGCTGGCCGAGAAGCTCGGCCGGATCTTCACGGCCCTGGCCGGCGAGGTCGCCGTCCGGCTCGACGTCGAGGTCTACGGCGAGCTCACCCAGTACGACGTCAAGGTCCTGGAGCTGTCCGCCCTCAAGGGCGTCTTCGAGGACGTCGTCGACGAGACGGTCTCCTACGTCAACGCCCCGCTGTTCGCACAGGAGCGCGGCGTCGAGGTGCGGCTGACCACCAGCTCCGAGTCGACCGAGCACCGTAACGTGGTGACCGTGCGCGGCACGCTGGCCGGGGGCGACGAGGTCTCCATCTCCGGCACCCTCGCCGGCCCGAAGAACCAGCAGAAGATCGTCGCCGTGGGCGAGCACGACGTGGACCTCACCCTCGCCGACCACATGGCCTTCTTCCGCTACGCCGACCGCCCCGGCGTCGTCGGCACCCTGGGCCGCATCCTCGGCGAGGCCGGCATCAACATCGCCGGCATGCAGGTCTCCCGCGCCACGGAGGGCGGCGAGGCGCTCGTCGCCCTCACGGTCGACGAGTCGGTCACCCCGGCGGTGCTGTCGGAGATCGCCGAGGAGATCGGCGCGGCGTCGGCCCGTGCGGTGAATCTGACGGACTGACGGATCGTCGGACCGGCGGATCGTCGGACCGAGGTACGGAAGCGCCCTCGGCAGGCCCGGCAGCCCCTCGGGGCGGCCGGGCCTGCCGTCCGTACGGGACAGGGGAGTTCGGCCTGCGGCCGCGGCGCCCCCATCGGCGGCGGGACGCGCCTTCCGCCGCACCCCGCGGCTCTCCTAGCCTTCCCGTCATGGGTGTACTGGAACAGCCCGCGGCTCCGGCGTCCGCCCCGTACCGCCGGATCGCCGCCGAACTCCGCGCCCGCATCGCCTCCGGGGAGATCGGCCCGGGGGAGAAGGTCCCCTCCGTGCGGCGGATCGCCCAGGAGTGGGGCGTCGCGACGGCGACCGCGGCCAAGGTCCTGTCGGTGCTGCGCGAGGAGGGCGTGGTGCGGGCGGTGCCCGGGGTCGGCACCGTCGTGGCCGCCCCGTGCGGCGGGGCGGGGCCGGAGGAGGGGGCCTGCGCGGAGCGCAACGGGCGGCCGCCCCGTGCGGCAGGTGCGCCGAGGGCGCTCACCCCTGAGCGCATCGTGCGGACGGCGATCGCGCTGGCCGACGCCCACGGCGCCGCGGCCCTGTCCATGCGCGCCCTCGCGGCCGAACTCGGCGTCCCCACCATGGCGTTGTACCGGCACGTGCCGGGCAAGGACGACCTCGTCGCCCGGATGGCGGACACCGCCTTCGGCGAGTGCGGCCCGCCCGGAGGCTCGCCCGGCGACTGGCGCGGCCGCCTGTACGCGGCCGCCCGGTACCAGTGGGCCGTCTACCGCCGTCATCCGTGGCTGGCCAGGGCCATGGTGTCCGTCCCCCGCCCACGGCTCCCCGCGTGCGCCACCGGCCCCATGGAGCGGGCGATGGCTCCGGCGCCGGGGCCCGGGCCGGGCCTGGAGGCGGGCGCGGTGGTCCGCATCGGGGTCACGGTCGCCGGGTACGTGCGCGGCGTGGCCGTGAACCTGGAGGACGGGGCCGCCGCCCGGCGGGCACGGGGCGGCACCGATGCCGACCTGGACGCAATGTTCGAGTTCGGGCTGGCCCGGCTGCTGGACGGGCTGAGCGCGTACGTCGAGCAGCGGCACGGCGGCTGTTCGTAGGGGGCTGCTGCGGGGGTTGCCGGTCGGGCGCCCCGTGCGGGTTGCGGGGCGGCCGCAGCCTCCGGGCGGCTGTCGGCGGGCGCACCTGCCGGACACTCCCCGCCGCAGCGGTGCGCTACTGCATAGCGGCGCTGCCCGGCGGCGCAGAGCCTGGCGGCGGGCGCCCACCGGCCAGGCGCCGCCCCATGCGGCCCCCGGTCAGGCGCCCCGTGCCGCGCGCAGAGCGGCCACCGTGATCGTGGCGGAGAGCAGCAGGACGGCCGTTCCGCCGACGGCGGCCACGTTCATGCCGTGGGTGAAGGCCTCGCGCGAGGTGGCCAGGACCGCCTCGCCGGCCCGCCCGGGGAGGTGTGCGGCGACGGCCGCCGCCCCGCCGAGGGTCTCGCGGGCCGCGTCCAGCGCCCCGTGCGGCAGGTCCGCGGGCAGGCCGTCCGCCATGTCGCGGCGGTAGACGGCCACGCCCACGCTGCCGAAGAGCGCCATGCCCAGGGCCCCGCCCAGCTCCTGGCCGGTCTCCAGCAGGGAGGCCGCGCTGCCCGCCTTCTCCGGCGGGGCGCTGCCGAGCGCCATGTCGTTGACCAGGGCCATGACCACGACGATGCCGGAGCCGATGACCGAGGACCCGGCCAGCGTCAGGGCCAGGGAGTCCGTTCCGACCCCCGCCAGCAGCCCGTAGCCGGCGGCCGCGACGACGAAACCGGCCGCCATGACGTAGGCCTTGGGAGCCCGCTGCCCGGCCGCGGCGGCGAGCGGGGCGGCGCAGCCGACCGCCACGGAGGGGATGACGCCCCACAGCGCCGCCTCCAGCGGGCCCTTGCCGAGCACGGACTGCAGGTACTGCGTGGTGAAGTAGGCCGAGCCCATCATGCCGAACGTGGCCAGCGTGTTGATCCCGACGCCCGCCCCGAAGGCGCGGTGGCGGAACAGCTCGCGGCTGATCATCGCGTCGCCCCGGCTGCGCTGCCGCCGCACGAACGCGGCGCCGATCAGCAGGCCGGCGGCCACGCACGCCGCGGGCGCCACCGCGAAACCCTCCGCGGCGATCTCCTTGACCCCGTAGATCACGGGGATCACGGCGCCGATCGACAGCGGCACGCTCAGCAGGTCGAACCGGCCCGGGCGCGGGTCCTTGGACTCCGGTACGAGCAGCGGCGCGAGCACCAGCAGCAGCACCATCGCGGGCACGTTGACGAGGAACGCCGAGCCCCACCAGAAGTGCTCCAGCAGCACCCCGCCGAGCACCGAACCGAGCGCGATGCCGCCCGCCATGGCGCCCGACCAGATGCCGATCGCCTTGGTGCGCTGCCGGTCGTCGTGGAACAGGTTGCGCACCAGCGCCATGGTCGAGGGCATCAGGGTGGCCCCGCCCAGGCCCAGCACGGCGCGTGCGGCTATCAGCGTCTCCGCGCTCTCCGCGTACGCGGCGAAGACCGACGCGACGCCGAAGGCGCACGCTCCGGCCAGCAGCAGCCTGCGGCGGCCGATGCGGTCCCCGAGCGCCCCCATGGTGATCAGCAGCCCGGCGAGGGCGAAGGCGTAGCTGTCGAAGATCCACAGCTGCTGGGTGCCGGTCGGCTCCAGCTCCCGGCCGATGGCCGGCATGGCGAAGAAGAGGACGGAGACGTCCATCGAGACCAGGAGGAGAGGCAGCAGGAGGACGACGAAGGCCGTCCACTCCTTGCGGCCCGCGAGGGTTCGGACGGGCGGGGTCGCCAGTGGGGTCGTCATGAGCAGCGAATATACGCACGTCTTAAACGCTTGTCTATGACGCTTGTATAAGACGAACGTCTCGTACGGTCGTCTAGGACAGGCGTA is part of the Streptomyces roseifaciens genome and encodes:
- a CDS encoding acetolactate synthase large subunit; its protein translation is MTEQATGAHHPQPRARNGAAHQPATVEHVTGAQSLIRSLEEVGAEIVFGIPGGAILPAYDPMMDSSKVRHVLVRHEQGAGHAATGYAQATGKVGVCMATSGPGATNLVTPIADAHMDSVPLVAITGQVASKAIGTDAFQEADICGITMPITKHNWLVTDPAEIPRTIAEAFHVASTGRPGPVLVDIAKDALQAQTTFSWPPHTDLPGYRPVTKPHSKQIREAAKLISQAARPVLYVGGGVLKARATAELKVLAELTGAPVTTTLMALGAFPDSHPQHLGMPGMHGSVAAVTALQKADLIIALGARFDDRVTGKLDSFAPYAKIVHADIDPAEIGKNRAADVPIVGDAREVIADLIVAIQAEHAEGRTGEAAGTGYAAWWQDLNRWRDTYPLGYDQPDDGSLSPQQVIQRIGQLAPKDTIYAAGVGQHQMWAAHFIDYEQPATWLNSGGAGTMGYSVPAAMGAKAGMPDRTVWAIDGDGCFQMTNQELVTCALNDIPVKVAIINNGALGMVRQWQTLFYNQRYSNTVLHAGPAVSNGGSATGAGTEPCAGTRVPDFVKLAEAMGCVGIRCERPDQLDAVIEKANAINDRPVVIDFIVHQDAMVWPMVAAGTSNDEILAARGVRPDFGDTEDD
- the ilvN gene encoding acetolactate synthase small subunit; this translates as MTKHTLSVLVENTPGILTRIAALFARRGFNIDSLAVGVTEHPDISRITIVVNVESLPLEQVTKQLNKLVNVLKIVELEDSAAIHRELVLVKVRADNETRSQIVEIVQLFRAKTVDVSPEAVTIEATGGSDKLGAMLKMLEPFGIKELVQSGTIAIGRGARSITDRSLRALDRSA
- the ilvC gene encoding ketol-acid reductoisomerase, which gives rise to MAAELFYDNDADLSIIQGRKVAVLGYGSQGHAHALSLRDSGVDVRVGLHEGSKSKQKAEEQGLRVVTPAEAAAEADVIMILVPDPIQAKVYEESVKDNLKDGDALFFGHGFNIRFGFIKPPAGVDVCMVAPKGPGHLVRRQYEEGRGVPCIAAVEQDASGNAFALALSYAKAIGGTRAGVIKTTFTEETETDLFGEQAVLCGGASALVKAGFETLVEAGYQPEIAYFECLHELKLIVDLMYEGGLEKMRWSVSETAEWGDYVTGPRIVNEGTKAEMKKVLGEIQDGTFANNWMKEYQAGLPKYNEYKKADEDHLLETTGKKLRKLMSWVDDKE
- the serA gene encoding phosphoglycerate dehydrogenase, with translation MSTVSPRKPVVLIAEELSPATVDALGPDFEIRHCNGADRAELLPAVADVDAVLVRSATKIDAEAIAAAKKLRVVARAGVGLDNVDVSAATKAGVMVVNAPTSNIVTAAELACGLLIATARNIPQANSALKNGEWKRSKYTGVELSEKTLGVVGLGRIGVLVAQRMSAFGMKVVAYDPYVQPARAAQMGVKLLTLDELLEVADFITVHLPKTPETLGLIGDEALRKVKPSVRIVNAARGGIVDETALAAALKEGRVAGAGLDVYASEPCTDSPLFEFDNVVATPHLGASTGEAQEKAGIAVARSVRLALAGELVPDAVNVQGGVIAEDVKPALPLAEKLGRIFTALAGEVAVRLDVEVYGELTQYDVKVLELSALKGVFEDVVDETVSYVNAPLFAQERGVEVRLTTSSESTEHRNVVTVRGTLAGGDEVSISGTLAGPKNQQKIVAVGEHDVDLTLADHMAFFRYADRPGVVGTLGRILGEAGINIAGMQVSRATEGGEALVALTVDESVTPAVLSEIAEEIGAASARAVNLTD
- a CDS encoding GntR family transcriptional regulator yields the protein MGVLEQPAAPASAPYRRIAAELRARIASGEIGPGEKVPSVRRIAQEWGVATATAAKVLSVLREEGVVRAVPGVGTVVAAPCGGAGPEEGACAERNGRPPRAAGAPRALTPERIVRTAIALADAHGAAALSMRALAAELGVPTMALYRHVPGKDDLVARMADTAFGECGPPGGSPGDWRGRLYAAARYQWAVYRRHPWLARAMVSVPRPRLPACATGPMERAMAPAPGPGPGLEAGAVVRIGVTVAGYVRGVAVNLEDGAAARRARGGTDADLDAMFEFGLARLLDGLSAYVEQRHGGCS
- a CDS encoding MFS transporter translates to MTTPLATPPVRTLAGRKEWTAFVVLLLPLLLVSMDVSVLFFAMPAIGRELEPTGTQQLWIFDSYAFALAGLLITMGALGDRIGRRRLLLAGACAFGVASVFAAYAESAETLIAARAVLGLGGATLMPSTMALVRNLFHDDRQRTKAIGIWSGAMAGGIALGSVLGGVLLEHFWWGSAFLVNVPAMVLLLVLAPLLVPESKDPRPGRFDLLSVPLSIGAVIPVIYGVKEIAAEGFAVAPAACVAAGLLIGAAFVRRQRSRGDAMISRELFRHRAFGAGVGINTLATFGMMGSAYFTTQYLQSVLGKGPLEAALWGVIPSVAVGCAAPLAAAAGQRAPKAYVMAAGFVVAAAGYGLLAGVGTDSLALTLAGSSVIGSGIVVVMALVNDMALGSAPPEKAGSAASLLETGQELGGALGMALFGSVGVAVYRRDMADGLPADLPHGALDAARETLGGAAAVAAHLPGRAGEAVLATSREAFTHGMNVAAVGGTAVLLLSATITVAALRAARGA